A genomic region of Camelus ferus isolate YT-003-E chromosome 11, BCGSAC_Cfer_1.0, whole genome shotgun sequence contains the following coding sequences:
- the LOC116666861 gene encoding LOW QUALITY PROTEIN: LRP chaperone MESD-like (The sequence of the model RefSeq protein was modified relative to this genomic sequence to represent the inferred CDS: inserted 3 bases in 2 codons): protein MRPSSSWYHVYLPAVAGAPACLTRSPGSLLARPPPPPGTLLKCRCSFKAAASGGRCCAAKVAASGWTGAAVVLLCVSDPLLLLLLPARVLAAVGPXETPSEATPPPWKKKDIRDYSDADTARLLEQRERDDGIEGGDLREHXRPSAPVAFSQRDPGKPESMLNVTKKGKILMMFVTVSGSPKEKETEEITSLWHGSLFNATYDIQRLLVGSERAIVMLRDGSCAWESKGFLVSQDRCADVTLEGQVYPGKGGGSKEKNKTKQERDKKKEGEPKARASEEENRAVSKREEL, encoded by the exons ATGAGGCCATCTTCGTCCTGGTACCACGTGTACCTGCCTGCAGTAGCAGGTGCACCTGCCTGCCTTACGCGTTCCCCAGGGAGCCTGCTggctcgccccccccccccccccgggaccTTACTCAAATGTCGCTGCTCA TTTAAGGCAGCAGCGTCTGGCGGCCGGTGCTGCGCGGCCAAGGTGGCGGCCTCCGGCTGGACAGGTGCCGCCGTGgtccttctctgtgtgtctgatccgctgctgctcctgctgctgccagcTCGGGTCTTGGCCGCCGTCGGCC CCGAGACGCCCAGCGAGGCTACCCCGCCTCCCTGGAAGAAGAAGGACATTCGCGACTACAGTGATGCGGACACGGCTCGTCTTCTGGAACAGCGGGAGAGAGATGACGGCATAGAAGGAGGAGACCTCCGGGAGCA GAGACCCTCCGCTCCTGTTGCCTTCTCACAGAGAGACCCCGGCAAGCCTGAGAGCATGCTGAATGTGACGAAAAAGGGCAAGATTCTCATGATGTTTGTCACTGTGTCGGGAAGCCCCAAGGAGAAGGAGACGGAGGAAATCACGAGCCTCTGGCACGGCAGTCTTTTCAATGCCACCTACGACATCCAGAGGCTCCTCGTGGGGTCAGAACGCGCTATCGTCATGCTTCGTGATGGAAGCTGCGCCTGGGAGAGCAAGGGCTTTTTGGTCAGTCAAGACAGGTGCGCTGATGTAACTCTGGAGGGACAGGTGTATCCTggcaaaggaggaggaagcaaagagaaaaataaaaccaagcaaGAGAGGGAcaaaaagaaggagggagagccaAAGGCCCGGGCTTcagaggaagagaacagagcCGTGAGTAAAAGAGAAGAGCTGTGA